Sequence from the Mycoplasma cottewii genome:
TTTAAATATTTTTCAATGTTATTTTCATTTTATAACATGATTAAAAATAACTATTTAACATAGTGTTTATTATATGTTTTCCACTTTTCAACAACAGTTATTTTTGACAGTTATTACAATAGTATGTTCCTCTTTGATTTACTTGAATTTTTAAAATTTTTGATCCACATACTTTGCAATTTTTATTATTTTGTAAATGTACTTTTAATTCGTTTTGATATTGACCTTTAACTCCTGGTAAAGATTCAAAATCATTAATTGTAGTTCCATTCATTTCAATAGCTTTTTGTAAAACTTGTTCAGCATTGTATATTATATCTTTTATTTGTTCTTTTGATAATAACTTAGAAGTTTTATCTGGTAGAATTTTTGATAAAAATAAAACTTCATTTACATAAATATTACCTAATCCCGCAATTATATTTTGATCTAATAATAAAGTTTTAATTGCTTTATTACTATTTTTTGTTTTTGAATATAAATACTCAACAGTTGTTTGTCCATTTAATGGAACTGGTCCTAGTTTATCTAATTTAGATTCAACTAAATAATTATCTTTATTATAAATATCTAAAGTTCCAAAACCTCTAGCATCATAAAATCTAAAGAGCATATCATCATCTAATAAAATTTCAGCTCTTAATCAAGATTGTTTATAACTATAATTGTTTTGTTGTTCAACTACTCATTTTCCAGTCATTCTTAAATGAGAAATAATTACATAATCATCTAGTTGGATAACGATATATTTTGCTTTATTAAAAACTTTATTTATTTTTTGATTTTTAACTAGATTTTTAAAATCAAATGCTGATTTAGTTTTGATAATTTTTTCTGAAAATATGTTTGCATCTTTAATTATTTTGTTTGTAATTTTTGGTTTGATAACTTTTACAACTGTACTAACTTCTGGTAATTCTGGCATATAAACTCCTATTTTAATCCATATCAAGTATTTGCTTGAGATTGTGAAACTTCTAAATTAATAATCGCTTCATCATCAATATTTAATCATTTAATCATATCAACTAAAGCTGAACTCATTTTATCAACTACAATTTGTTTAACTTGATCTAATTCATTTAAAGGAACTTCTAAAATGATTTCATCGTGAATTTGACCGATCATAATAGTTTTTAAATTATTTGATTTTAATTCTTTAAAAATAGATATCATAGCTACTTTTAAAATATCTGAAGCCGTTCCTTGAATTGGCATATTAACAGCAATTCTTTCTCCAAATTTTCTAACTAAATATTGTTTAGATTCTAATTCTAAAAGATGTCTTTTTCTATTTGTTAATGTTGAAGAGTATTTATTTTCTTTTGCTTTTGAAATTTGATCTTGTTTAAATTGTAATAATCCAGGAAATGACTTATAGTAGTCTTCTATCATTTGTTTTGCAGTTTTAACATCAACATTTAAATCATTTGCTAAACCATAATCAGTTAAACCATATAAAATACCAAAATTAAATACTTTAGCCATTCTTCTTTGTTCAGGTGATACTTTTTGATCTTTTGATATATTAAAAATTAATCTAGCAGCTTGATCGTGAATATCTTTATTAGCATTAAAAGTATCAATTAAAACTTGTTCTTTTGACATTTGAGCTAAAACTCTTAGTTCAATTTGAGAATAATCAAAGCTTAAAAATGTTTTATCACTTGAAGTTGTAAATATTTTTCTTACTTGTTTTTGATCTTCATCTTGAATAGAAATATTTTGAATATTAGGATAAGCTGAACTTAATCTTCCAGTATTTGTTAAAGTATGATTAAAAATTGTGTGAATCTTATTATCATCATAAATAAATTTTTCAAAACCTTTTAAATAGGTTGTATATAATTTGTGAAATTTTCTATGTTCAATTAATAGATTAACAATAGGATGATAAGCTTGTAATTTTTCTAAAACATCTTTTGATGTAGCATTTTTATCTAGGTTTGGAAGATTAAGTTTATCAAATAATAATTCTTGAACTTGTTTTGGAGAAGCAAAATTAAAATCATCATCTATAATGTCATTTAAAATTTCTTTCATATCATTTTCAATGTTTTGAAGTTTAACTAAAATGTTTTGAGTTTGAGTTTTTAATTCTTTTTTATCAATATAAATTCCTTGACGTTCAGCAACATATAATACTTCAATTAATAAATGATCTAATTTGTAGTAAAGATCTAATGTATTAGTTTGTTTTAATTGATCGATTAATTTATCGAAATTATTTTTTAAAATAATCGCTTTTTTAGTAATATATTCAGATTTTTTGTCTAAATCAATATTTGGATTTTTCTTAACACCTTTTCCGAAAATATCTTCTTTACTTTCTAAATATATTTTTAGATCGATCATTTTAATTTGATGTTCTAATTCTGATTTAGCAAAAGCATTTAATGAATAACAAGCAACCATAAAATCAAAACTAAAATCAGTTACATAAACATCATAACCATGATTTTTTAATAAATAAGTTGTTTTTTTAATATCATATGTGATTTTTTCTAACTTATCATCTTTTAAGAATTTTTCTAATTCAGCATCAATTAAACCATCAACTAGATCATCAAAAATACTCAATTGTTGAACTTGTTTTTTAAAATCAATATAAAAATTTCCTTTACTATTAGAAATACCAATTCCAATCATATTATCTAAATGATAGTTTTCTTCTAGTGATTCAACATAAATATAATTTTTCTCATCACTATATTCTTTAGATCATTTTTTTAAAATAGTGATATTAGGTTTTTCTTCTTTAGTTTCATTTTCTTTATTAAGATCACAAATAAAATCGAATTTATTCATTAAAGAAAACATTTCATATTTAGTTAAGAATCTTTTAATATTTTTTGGATCTAAATTTATTGGATCAAATTCAAGCTCTTCAATATTAACATCAGTTTTAATTGTTGCTAATCTCTTGCATAAAAAAGCTGAATCTTGATCGTTTTCTAATTTAGTTTTTGTTGCTCCTTTAATTTCATTTATATTATTATAAATATTTTCTAAACTACCGTATGTATTTATTAGTTTGCTTGCTCCTTTATGACCAATTCCATTAACACCTTTTAAATTATCTGAACTATCTCCCATAATAGCTTTTAAATCTGGAACTTGTTTTGGTAAAACTTCTCATAATTTAAATAGTTCTTGTTCATTAATTACATCTGGATTTACAATACCTTGTTTTGGTACAACACACACAGTTTTATTACTAATTAGTTGATACATATCTTTATCACTACTTAATATTTCAACACTAACTTCATCAAATTTTTGTTCAGCAACTTTTGCAATAGTTCCAACTATATCATCGGCTTCAACATCATCTCTTTCAAATCAACAAATGTTTGCAGAAGTTAAAAACTCTCTAATTATTGGTAATTGTTTTATTAACTCTTCAGGTGTTTTTTGTCTTCCTGCTTTATAATCTTTTAACATTTCATGTCTGAAAGTTTTTTTACCTTTATCAAAAGCGATAAATAAACAATCATAAGGACCTCGCGAGTTTAAAACAGATAACATCATATTTATAAAAGAATAAACTGCATTTGTAGGTGTTCCACTTGTTGTTCTCATAATTGGACTTGATGAATATGCCGTTGCATAATATGCTCTAAATAATAATGAGTTACCGTCTATTATTAATATTTTTTTCATAATTTTCTCCTTAGATTTGTTTAATTAGTTTTACAAATTTTGCTGATATTTTATTTTGTCTTGTGTTAGGTTGAATTTCAATAATATAAGCTTTATTAACAATAAGTTTATCTTTAACTTGCTCATAATCATTTGCAAAAATAGTCACATCAACTTCTGAAGTACTATCAAATATTGAAATAAATGCCATTGTATTATTATTCTTATCTTTAATTTCTTTAATGTTTGAAATAAATCCAACAATAATTTGATTTTGATTTACTGTTA
This genomic interval carries:
- the mutM gene encoding DNA-formamidopyrimidine glycosylase; its protein translation is MPELPEVSTVVKVIKPKITNKIIKDANIFSEKIIKTKSAFDFKNLVKNQKINKVFNKAKYIVIQLDDYVIISHLRMTGKWVVEQQNNYSYKQSWLRAEILLDDDMLFRFYDARGFGTLDIYNKDNYLVESKLDKLGPVPLNGQTTVEYLYSKTKNSNKAIKTLLLDQNIIAGLGNIYVNEVLFLSKILPDKTSKLLSKEQIKDIIYNAEQVLQKAIEMNGTTINDFESLPGVKGQYQNELKVHLQNNKNCKVCGSKILKIQVNQRGTYYCNNCQK
- the polA gene encoding DNA polymerase I yields the protein MKKILIIDGNSLLFRAYYATAYSSSPIMRTTSGTPTNAVYSFINMMLSVLNSRGPYDCLFIAFDKGKKTFRHEMLKDYKAGRQKTPEELIKQLPIIREFLTSANICWFERDDVEADDIVGTIAKVAEQKFDEVSVEILSSDKDMYQLISNKTVCVVPKQGIVNPDVINEQELFKLWEVLPKQVPDLKAIMGDSSDNLKGVNGIGHKGASKLINTYGSLENIYNNINEIKGATKTKLENDQDSAFLCKRLATIKTDVNIEELEFDPINLDPKNIKRFLTKYEMFSLMNKFDFICDLNKENETKEEKPNITILKKWSKEYSDEKNYIYVESLEENYHLDNMIGIGISNSKGNFYIDFKKQVQQLSIFDDLVDGLIDAELEKFLKDDKLEKITYDIKKTTYLLKNHGYDVYVTDFSFDFMVACYSLNAFAKSELEHQIKMIDLKIYLESKEDIFGKGVKKNPNIDLDKKSEYITKKAIILKNNFDKLIDQLKQTNTLDLYYKLDHLLIEVLYVAERQGIYIDKKELKTQTQNILVKLQNIENDMKEILNDIIDDDFNFASPKQVQELLFDKLNLPNLDKNATSKDVLEKLQAYHPIVNLLIEHRKFHKLYTTYLKGFEKFIYDDNKIHTIFNHTLTNTGRLSSAYPNIQNISIQDEDQKQVRKIFTTSSDKTFLSFDYSQIELRVLAQMSKEQVLIDTFNANKDIHDQAARLIFNISKDQKVSPEQRRMAKVFNFGILYGLTDYGLANDLNVDVKTAKQMIEDYYKSFPGLLQFKQDQISKAKENKYSSTLTNRKRHLLELESKQYLVRKFGERIAVNMPIQGTASDILKVAMISIFKELKSNNLKTIMIGQIHDEIILEVPLNELDQVKQIVVDKMSSALVDMIKWLNIDDEAIINLEVSQSQANTWYGLK